In Alosa sapidissima isolate fAloSap1 chromosome 4, fAloSap1.pri, whole genome shotgun sequence, the following are encoded in one genomic region:
- the eya2 gene encoding eyes absent homolog 2 — MAAYGQTQYSPALQPAGPYSAYTHHTQGYGMPSYNIKTEDGLSHSPAQSSLLGYTSNFSNTPPSQALYSYSTHGSSISSGIFQGANPITGSTPFSPTQQDFSAYTTYSQSQYSPYYNTHYNSPYLTASNISPTALASALPYQHPEHPAVSTNHSPESHTGEYHPPPSPPTPVKDHEGVPGRRNSDGKLRGRKRASDPAPPLDSDIERVFIWDLDETIIIFHSLLTGTFSTRFGKDSAKAVSLGLWMEEMIFNLADSRLFFNDLEECDQVHIDDVASDDNGQDLSTYNFGTDGFQSPTGGGTLCLGSGVHGGVDWMRKLAFRYRRVKEIYNTYKNNVGGLLGSPKREEWLQLRREMEVLTDLWLTQALKALALINSRLNCVNVMVTTTQLIPALSKVLLYGLGSAFPIENIYSATKTGKESCFERITQRFGRRAVYVVIGDGVEEETVAKKKNMPFWRVTCRADLEALSHALELDYL, encoded by the exons ATGGCAGCCTATGGACAAACGCAGTACAGTCCCGCTCTTCAGCCTGCGGGGCCGTATTCAGCGTATACCCATCACACCCAAGGCTACGGCATGCCTTCCTACA ACATTAAAACAGAAGATGGCCTGAGCCACTCGCCAGCACAGAGCAGTCTGCTGGGCTACACGTCTAACTTCAGCAACACGCCCCCGAGTCAGGCGCTGTACAGCTACTCCACGCATG GAAGCAGTATTTCTTCTGGAATTTTCCAGGGAGCCAACCCAATCACAGGTTCAACACCGTTCAGTCCAACCCAGCAG GATTTTTCGGCATACACCACATACAGCCAAAGCCAGTACTCCCcatactacaacacacactacaacagccCGTACCTCACTGCCAGCAACATCAGCCCCACAGCCCTGGCCTCGGCTCTGCCCTATCAGCATCCAGAGCACCCGGCCGTGTCCACCAATCACAGTCCAGAGTCACACACAG GGGAATACCATCCCCCACCCAGCCCGCCAACTCCAGTGAAGGATCATGAGGGGGTTCCTGGCAGACGGAATTCAGACGGGAAACTGAGGGGCAGAAAGCGGGCCAGTGACCCAGCGCCCCCCCTCGACTCAGATATCGAG AGGGTGTTTATCTGGGATCTAGATGAGACCATCATCATTTTCCACTCTCTACTCACTGGGACTTTCTCCACACGATTTGGCAAG GACTCTGCCAAGGCTGTTTCGCTGGGGCTGTGGATGGAGGAGATGATCTTTAACCTGGCTGATTCTCGACTCTTCTTTAATGACCTGGAG GAATGTGACCAGGTTCATATCGATGATGTGGCTTCTGACGACAATGGACAGGATCTGAg CACGTACAACTTTGGCACAGATGGCTTCCAGAGCCCGACGGGCGGGGGCACGCTGTGCCTGGGCTCAGGTGTGCACGGCGGGGTCGACTGGATGAGGAAGCTGGCCTTCCGCTACCGGCGCGTCAAGGAGATCTACAACACCTACAAGAACAACGTGGGAG GGTTATTGGGAAGCCCTAAACGAGAGGAATGGTTACAGCTGAGGCGGGAGATGGAGGTTCTGACAGACCTGTGGCTCACACAGGCACTGAAGGCTCTCGCTCTAATCAACTCCAG GCTCAACTGTGTGAATGTGATGGTCACCACTACACAACTCATTCCAGCCCTATCTAAGGTCTTGCTATATGGCCTGGGTTCTGCATTCCCCATAGAGAACATTTACAGTGCTACCAAAACAG GCAAAGAAAGCTGTTTTGAGCGCATTACCCAGCGGTTTGGTCGGCGTGCAGTGTATGTAGTCATAGGGgatggagtggaggaggagactgTGGCCAAGAAG AAGAATATGCCTTTCTGGAGGGTGACATGCCGAGCGGATCTGGAGGCCCTAAGTCATGCACTGGAGCTGGACTACCTCTAG